In the Tribolium castaneum strain GA2 chromosome 1, icTriCast1.1, whole genome shotgun sequence genome, one interval contains:
- the LOC107397684 gene encoding uncharacterized protein LOC107397684 isoform X1, translated as MEKLDDPFITLRKMVFIEAKNCKIARFCDVLLIVLYSLAQCLHLYYMCQNFNLNLLIRYGPILISCLLVIVTAVISVGLDKEIFEVYTVCWKISWPLNFLRKDAQTKLRRKCQIINRGILCSALLFLTTVISTFPCFGSVRDFFICVEVYEKYFGEWSFIPYYFYFAAAPFLYYHFFRVCYVFAYAFLHAQLQYFLIEEYLLETYQTNDLKGWKYLQDTRYQQEIGKSLLLCITHHIALKKYVKISQNLVLIGMPFFLVLGVLLLINSFGFITNFGDTMSNILKIRILIFVACGVSITIVMCWIGQQLIDVTSEIFVTLGGAPWYFWNRDNNNILLMFLTNCTKNESFILAGICVNYQLFFSIVRLTVSYTLVLYNLRESGFI; from the exons ATGGAAAAACTCGATG ACCCTTTTATCACGCTGCGGAAGATGGTTTTCATTGAagccaaaaattgcaaaattgccAGATTTTGTGACGTTTTGCTTATCGTATTGTACTCACTCGCTCAGTGTTTACACTTATACTACAtgtgtcaaaattttaatttaaaccttTTGATCAGATATGGCCCAATATTAATATCTTGCCTTCTG GTAATTGTCACAGCGGTTATTTCCGTGGGTTTGGATAAGGAAATTTTCGAAGTGTATACAGTTTGTTGGAAAATTTCTTGGCCTTTGAATTTTCTGAGAAAAGATGCTCAAACTAAACTTAGGCGAAAATGTCAGATCATAAATCGCGGTATATTATGCAGTGCGCTACTTTTCCTAACAACAGTGATTAGCACTTTTCCATGTTTTGGAAGTGTACGAGACTTTTTCATTTGTGTCGAAGTTTATGAGAAATATTTTGGGGAATGGTCGTTTATTccttactatttttattttgcagcAGCTCCATTTTTGTATTATCATTTCTTTAGAGTTTGTTACGTTTTTGCTTATGCATTTCTACATGCTCAGTTACAATACTTCCTCATTGAAGAGTATTTACTTGAAACATATCAAACCAATGATCTGAAAGGTTGGAAATATTTGCAGGACACTCGCTACCAACAAGAAATCGGAAAATCGTTACTTTTGTGTATTACCCATCacattgctttaaaaaa GTACGTGAAAATAAGTCAAAACCTTGTTTTGATAGGAATGCCGTTTTTTCTGGTGCTTGGTGTTTTACTTCTCATCAATTCATTCGGATTTATCACAAAC tTTGGGGACACCAtgagtaatattttaaaaatacgaaTACTCATATTTGTTGCTTGTGGTGTGTCCATCACAATAGTGATGTGTTGGATTGGTCAGCAACTCATAGATGTG ACAAGCGAAATCTTTGTGACTTTAGGCGGAGCTCCTTGGTACTTTTGGAATCGTGATAACAACAATATTCTTTTGATGTTTTTGACGAATTGCACCAAAAATGAGAGCTTTATTTTGGCCGGAATTTGTGTAAACTACCAACTATTTTTTTCG atCGTACGACTTACCGTTTCCTATACTCTAGTTTTGTACAACCTTCGCGAGAGTGGTTTCATTTAG
- the LOC107397684 gene encoding uncharacterized protein LOC107397684 isoform X2 — protein MEKLDDPFITLRKMVFIEAKNCKIARFCDVLLIVLYSLAQCLHLYYMCQNFNLNLLIRYGPILISCLLVIVTAVISVGLDKEIFEVYTVCWKISWPLNFLRKDAQTKLRRKCQIINRGILCSALLFLTTVISTFPCFGSVRDFFICVEVYEKYFGEWSFIPYYFYFAAAPFLYYHFFRVCYVFAYAFLHAQLQYFLIEEYLLETYQTNDLKGWKYLQDTRYQQEIGKSLLLCITHHIALKKYVKISQNLVLIGMPFFLVLGVLLLINSFGFITNFGDTMSNILKIRILIFVACGVSITIVMCWIGQQLIDVTSEIFVTLGGAPWYFWNRDNNNILLMFLTNCTKNESFILAGICIVRLTVSYTLVLYNLRESGFI, from the exons ATGGAAAAACTCGATG ACCCTTTTATCACGCTGCGGAAGATGGTTTTCATTGAagccaaaaattgcaaaattgccAGATTTTGTGACGTTTTGCTTATCGTATTGTACTCACTCGCTCAGTGTTTACACTTATACTACAtgtgtcaaaattttaatttaaaccttTTGATCAGATATGGCCCAATATTAATATCTTGCCTTCTG GTAATTGTCACAGCGGTTATTTCCGTGGGTTTGGATAAGGAAATTTTCGAAGTGTATACAGTTTGTTGGAAAATTTCTTGGCCTTTGAATTTTCTGAGAAAAGATGCTCAAACTAAACTTAGGCGAAAATGTCAGATCATAAATCGCGGTATATTATGCAGTGCGCTACTTTTCCTAACAACAGTGATTAGCACTTTTCCATGTTTTGGAAGTGTACGAGACTTTTTCATTTGTGTCGAAGTTTATGAGAAATATTTTGGGGAATGGTCGTTTATTccttactatttttattttgcagcAGCTCCATTTTTGTATTATCATTTCTTTAGAGTTTGTTACGTTTTTGCTTATGCATTTCTACATGCTCAGTTACAATACTTCCTCATTGAAGAGTATTTACTTGAAACATATCAAACCAATGATCTGAAAGGTTGGAAATATTTGCAGGACACTCGCTACCAACAAGAAATCGGAAAATCGTTACTTTTGTGTATTACCCATCacattgctttaaaaaa GTACGTGAAAATAAGTCAAAACCTTGTTTTGATAGGAATGCCGTTTTTTCTGGTGCTTGGTGTTTTACTTCTCATCAATTCATTCGGATTTATCACAAAC tTTGGGGACACCAtgagtaatattttaaaaatacgaaTACTCATATTTGTTGCTTGTGGTGTGTCCATCACAATAGTGATGTGTTGGATTGGTCAGCAACTCATAGATGTG ACAAGCGAAATCTTTGTGACTTTAGGCGGAGCTCCTTGGTACTTTTGGAATCGTGATAACAACAATATTCTTTTGATGTTTTTGACGAATTGCACCAAAAATGAGAGCTTTATTTTGGCCGGAATTTGT atCGTACGACTTACCGTTTCCTATACTCTAGTTTTGTACAACCTTCGCGAGAGTGGTTTCATTTAG